The following coding sequences are from one Cydia splendana chromosome 15, ilCydSple1.2, whole genome shotgun sequence window:
- the LOC134797736 gene encoding arginine--tRNA ligase, cytoplasmic → MSTADQTVKQLEERTRKAEKETKEIEDEIEKLAKGDLSYIGDPGLDKLLSENEKLKHRLAILENAVKAESSGAGKSTKKEPRKRPTLINDIDSIEGTICILDELKNVFEIAITSAYPDLEDAPVVITLSGNNPKFGDYQCNSAMPISQLLKAKNIKSNPREVANNILNKTPTSPIIERIEVAGAGFLNIYLNKKVAEHVLTCILRDGVKPPPVKRQRIIIDFSSPNIAKEMHVGHLRSTIIGDSIARVLEFLNHDVLRINHLGDWGTQFGMLIAHLQDKFPNFKNESPPISDLQAFYKESKKRFDENEVFKKRAYTCVVHLQSGHPEYIAAWKLICEVSRREFQYIYDRLDITIIDRGESFYQSRMHVVIDELKQKNLLEEDEGRLIMWGSENHEGIPLTIVKSDGGFTYDTSDMATIKQRVEEEKGDRFIYVTDMGQYGHFALIENCARRAGILNEGQKVEHVGFGVVLGEDKKKFKTRSGDTIKLINLLDEGLKRALDKLIEKGRDKVLTPEELKQAQEAVAYGCIKYADLSHNRINDYIFSFDKMLDDKGNTAVYLLYALTRIRSIARTAQVSTEDLLAQVEKSDLKLSHEAELKLGKVLLRFPEVILKVSNDLFLHTLCEYLYEISSAFTEFYDKCYCVEKDKDGKIVKIIYERLMLCEVTARIMEKCLSLLGIRTVSKM, encoded by the coding sequence ATGTCCACGGCAGACCAAACCGTAAAACAGCTTGAAGAGCGAACTCGtaaagctgaaaaggagacgaAAGAAATAGAGGATGAAATAGAAAAACTCGCCAAAGGCGATCTCAGTTACATAGGAGATCCCGGGCTTGACAAACTTCTGTCTGAAAATGAGAAACTCAAGCATCGTCTTGCTATTCTGGAGAACGCTGTGAAAGCCGAGAGCTCTGGGGCTGGTAAGTCGACCAAAAAAGAGCCTAGGAAGCGGCCCACTCTAATCAATGACATCGACTCTATAGAAGGCACCATCTGCATCCTAGATGAGCTGAAAAACGTTTTCGAAATAGCTATTACGTCCGCTTACCCTGATTTGGAAGACGCGCCAGTTGTAATTACCCTGTCCGGTAATAATCCGAAGTTTGGAGACTACCAATGTAATTCGGCCATGCCAATATCCCAGCTGCTAAAGGCTAAGAATATAAAAAGTAACCCAAGGGAAGTAGCtaacaatatattaaataaaactccAACGTCACCAATTATAGAACGCATTGAAGTAGCCGGAGCTGGTTTCCTCAACATTTACTTGAATAAGAAAGTTGCGGAGCATGTTTTGACTTGCATTCTCCGAGATGGAGTAAAGCCGCCACCCGTGAAGAGGCAGAGGATCATTATTGATTTCTCGTCACCAAATATTGCTAAGGAGATGCATGTGGGCCATCTGAGGTCTACTATTATTGGAGATAGTATTGCCAGGGTACTTGAGTTCTTGAACCATGATGTCCTCCGCATTAATCACCTCGGAGATTGGGGCACACAGTTTGGTATGTTGATTGCTCATCTACAAGACAAGttccctaattttaaaaatgAATCTCCACCCATTTCTGATTTGCAAGCATTCTACAAAGAATCTAAGAAGAGGTTTGATGAGAATGAAGTTTTTAAAAAACGGGCTTACACTTGTGTCGTTCACCTGCAGTCTGGCCATCCAGAATACATTGCTGCTTGGAAGCTGATCTGTGAAGTATCTCGCCGTGAGTTCCAGTATATCTATGACCGCCTTGATATTACAATTATTGACCGCGGAGAATCATTCTACCAGTCTAGGATGCATGTTGTAATAGATGAGTTAAAGCAGAAAAATCTTTTAGAAGAAGATGAGGGAAGGTTAATCATGTGGGGAAGTGAGAACCATGAGGGCATACCTTTAACAATAGTTAAATCTGATGGTGGTTTCACTTATGATACATCTGACATGGCTACTATAAAACAGAGGGTAGAAGAGGAAAAAGGAGATAGGTTTATTTATGTCACTGATATGGGCCAGTATGGTCATTTTGCGCTCATAGAGAATTGTGCTCGCCGAGCCGGTATTTTAAATGAAGGTCAAAAAGTGGAACATGTAGGTTTTGGTGTTGTATTGGGAGAGGATAAAAAGAAATTCAAAACCAGGTCAGGTGACACCATCAAACTTATTAATCTCCTCGATGAGGGCTTGAAAAGGGCTCTGGATAAGCTCATTGAGAAAGGACGGGATAAAGTACTGACACCTGAAGAATTGAAGCAAGCACAGGAGGCAGTGGCATATGGCTGCATCAAGTATGCTGACCTGTCTCATAATAGAATCAATGACTACATATTTTCATTTGACAAAATGTTGGATGACAAAGGTAATACTGCAGTCTATCTATTGTATGCTCTCACCCGCATTAGATCCATAGCCCGCACAGCTCAGGTCTCAACTGAGGATCTGTTGGCTCAAGTGGAAAAATCTGACTTAAAATTATCTCATGAGGCTGAGTTAAAACTTGGTAAAGTGCTTCTTAGATTCCCAGAAGTAATCCTTAAAGTATCCAACGACTTGTTCTTACATACTCTTTGTGAGTACTTGTATGAGATCTCATCTGCATTCACCGAATTCTATGATAAATGTTATTGTGTGGAGAAAGACAAAGATGGAAAGATTGTTAAGATAATTTATGAAAGACTAATGCTTTGCGAAGTCACTGCCAGAATTATGGAAAAGTGTTTGAGTCTCTTAGGTATCAGAACAGTATCTAAAATGTAA